Part of the Peromyscus leucopus breed LL Stock chromosome 6, UCI_PerLeu_2.1, whole genome shotgun sequence genome, TTTCAGTTCATTCTGTTTTAAGACACCCAAGAGTGAAGTATTAGGAATAATATGGCAGAAGGAGGCCTAAGTTCACAGCTAAGCAAATAGGAAGTCCCCACATGTATCTACTGTCCATTTCATTGTTGCAAAAAGTTTCAGAATCCTCCTCCTAATACATTGGAAAGTATCAAGTCTGAATATAGTCAACTTGGAGAAGAATGGAAGTCCTCAGCACTAACACAGAAAGCAGGACACACATCACACCATCTATGTGCCCCATTGTGGTAACATTTGTAATCTatgaaataaaacttgcctgaagatcaaaggacagagccagccacagagttaaacatagaggtcaggcagtggtggcacacacctttaatcctagcactcaggaggcagagatctatctgaatctctgtgagttcaaggccacactggactacatgagattgatccagttataggagagaaacagagccaagcagtggtggcacacatctttaatcctagtgtttgggaagcatacatgccattaatcccagcactaggaaggttgagataggaagtgaaatggctgagcagagaaaggcatatcaggcgtgagaagacaggaactagaagcctttcagctgaggactcaggagcattcagtctgaggactcGTGGAGACAGGATaggttgaggagttggtgaggtgagaagtggctgtggcttgtctctctgatccttcagcattcatcccaatatctggctccaggtttttattataagaccatttaggattcatgcaacacccCAAGTTAGTGAGTCACAGTGTCCATGTAACTTGAGGCAACTTGAGCAACACAGGAAGGAACCTGTCCCTAAACCAAAATGACACATGTGCTTTGGATATGgatgtgcatctgtaatccccacTCCGGAGGTAGAAGCAGAGGATTTCCAGTTTGAGgcctcatattcttttttttttttttttaatgcccaatgccatttattgaaagagggaggaggtcttaaatacagacttatagcacaatgggagaaccctggagagcagaagttcgctaccgatgttttacaatcttgcatctaagctgttaatgcccattatgcaggatacacagaaaaggaacttcccttaagcattcaggagggtggaacccagcagggaattagcatagggaggatatcaaggtcaaggtcagcaagcaaggcaacagttacccaaaacggagGGGGGGGATggctacaggtcccccttttactaaaaaatgagcttctgacttaggttgcatgggacgtcagcaggtcaccttacctgtcatggagacgcctgtccaggccacacaggcgctctgtcttagattggtgagtgcccccaggtattacccgtctatgaatactcattatcatacaggctcaattgtgtgtgagcttgcagagttaactgctgccaatgATCTCCAAGTGGCGCTTGAGATCATTGGCTACTTTATTtatctaagacaaaattctatctacatagcttcagttccattcTGACACTcggttcctctctgtcccttctttttctgtcctctcacaGCCCTAAGTAAGCTCTTCTGCTATcaatctcatcttcatcctctgttcctttgtcttccatctttccttcctctcctcctctcctgaccTGATTCAAATCCACCTACAGTCTGCAAAAACTTTTCCTTGCTCCTTACTCCTCGGCCCAAGCCACTCTCACCCTACCATCTATAGAAACTctgccttgttttcttctttccagccAAGGGACTCTGCCCCAACCAGGAATTCTGCCTCAACCTTCACTGTACCTGGTTACACAAAAACCCTTttgtcctgagtcaatagctCTGGAATACCACTAGGCCTGAAtgaaagggatggtctgagcttcatttgcacaagacaCAAAGTTATGCATCTAcatatctgcctgtctcctaggctccGAACAGTATAAGCttagcagtaggtctgagaagcttatactGTTTGCCATTAaggcctagtagtatatgagcacacaagaaattcatagcagaagacagctgacatattaaaagctgaatatcATCGAATATTTCTTGATATTTGACTTTCCTCTAGAAGAATTCCTTGAAccttctaggtatagctttaatatataCAGCTGATTCTCTATTTCATATATTTGCAGCCTGCAGCACCCAACTGtgaatgtgatgtgaccagctgactcacactcctgcctctgtgacttccATCACTGAGATCTGAGTTCAGGGCTTAGAAACTCCTTGCCCCCAACTGTACAGACAGCAAAGGGGGTACTTCTTGTTTGCCATGGCAATAGTGAGGCACCCTTCTTGACCAAGAAACACCCCAGATCAGGACTTGGATTGAAATGAAGTCTAGTCTTAActgcaattttctttttcttttttctttttttttttttcaaaacagggtttttttcatgttgttttggtggctgtcctgaatctcacagagatctgcctggctctgcctcctgagcactggaattaaaggcatgtgccaccactgcccggctggagtTTTCATACTGTGTCTATTTCAACTCAAAGTATTCAAGCTTCCTAGTGTGTTCCTCAAGCCTGTAACTAAGAGCTTGTATAATAATTCCATTCATGGTATTTATAGTGGATTGTAAGACTAAGGGGACTAAGACATTGGCATTTGGAGGGAGGGCCTCATGGAACAGAAAAGATCCAGTAAGAGATCCACTCTTATTCACTCATTGGATATTGATGAAGGCAACACAGTGATTCAGTGGGGAAAGTAAAGTTTGTTCAATAGAacaagggaggggaagaagaggaaatgagggaaggaaagaaggaagagaaatgtaaaagGGGAAATTTTGAGGAAAGCTGGTTATttatatgaaaatggaaaatcataCTTCACCACTTACCATAGACACAACTCAATTCAAGATGAATAATAGACTCAGTAAAAGTTAAAACTATACTTTTAAGCTGAATGTGGTGCtgtatgcctttaaccccagtgctgtgggatggtctgtatgtcaaattactctgattggtcaataaataaaacactgattggccagtggctaggcaggaagtataggcgggactaacagagaggagaaaagaaagaacaggaaggtggaagaagTCATTGCCAGCTACCGCCATGACAAAtggcatgtgaagacgccagtaagccacaagccacgtggcaaggtatagatttatagaaatggattgatttaagctataagaacagttagcaagaagcctgccacggccatacagtttgtaagcaatataagtctctgtgtttgcttggttgggtctgagcggctgtgtgactggtgggtgacaaagatttgtcctgactatgggcaaggcaggaaaactctagttacaccccagcactttgaaggcagaggcaaatggatctctatgagtttgaggccaacctggtctacaaagcaagttctaggacagccagggctacacagagaaaccctgtctcaaaaaaaaccaaaaaacacaaacaaagcaaacagaaaaaaaactatacTTCTAGCATAGAAGAAAGTACAGCAGAATATTTTTGGTAacctgggagaggggagggtaGGCAACTGTCTCCTAAAGAGGACACAGAAAGCAATGAAcaaaaagtgaataaatgaaaaacttcaaaattaaaaatacacctttaaaatatttctaactaAAACCATATAACCACAggtgggagaaaatatttgtaaagcacGTGTCTGTTAGAAGAATATGTCTGGGACATTCTAACAATTCCTACAACTCCACACAACAGCCCAAACAGGGAACTTGGAGACAACATATTTTACTCAAACTTCAAATGTAACAGAAGAAtcatttaatgattttgaaaGGTAACATTCATTGACATATAAACTTGTGCATTAAAAGGGAAATCATATAAAAACCAACATCTCTTTCCTTTATTAACCATACCCTACTTAATACAACAGTTTGGATAATAATGAGTAActaaaatcacacacaaaaaaactgaattacatgtaattattatttttttatttcacaaccttaaaaaatataaaccatTAGGCATTTtgaaaaacatacacaaaataatcatTTGGCATTTACAATATTAAAAAGTGAACGAAAATGGGCCACACTGCACAAGACAAAATGACCTCTGTTGGGAGCATGGACCGGGGGTCAAGGGCACGTGCTGGATCAGCACTGCCATTTTTCCCAGGGTTGCATGTCACTAAAACCCATCCCATTTGGTTCAAGAAGACATGCAATAGGTAGAGGGTAACATTTTTGATTTAGTTCCAACACActaattttccttttcctcaaGGAGACAAACTCAATGCAAGAGGAGCAGTTAAGCCCACGGATGTGGAGCATGTGGCTGGCTGCCACCTCCTCCTCTAGCTCTAAAACACACCCAAGAGAGAGAATGGTATGAACAGTGCATACAAAAGCCACCATCCCCATGTGGCTGTCTCAGGTgaaattaagtaaaatttaaaccCTGCTAGCCATATCTCAGTGTTTACTAGACACATGTGACTAGTAGTTGCCGTATTGGGCATCACAGATATAGAACAGTTCCATATCACAGAAAGTTCTTTTGCACAGCTCTGGGTGTGGGAAGtgtttcttctccctctgcttGGCCAGTACGTAGGCTGTGAGTAGAAGCAGCTCAAGAGGCGATCTCCCAGGATATTCCTAGATTGAGAGTGGAGTCgcagaaggaagagaggtagCGTTTCTGAGCATagagtgccttcttctgtgtatGAAAGGGATGGCCTTTATGGGGATCAAATACACAAACTTGGTTACCACCAAAATTTAATGAACATGAAAATGATGGAGCAGACCAaaaaggagcaaaaaaaaaaaaaaaaagaaaagaaaagaaaaaaaaaaaacaacaaaaaaaacaaaaacaacccattTTGATCCCACACCAAAGCTCCACAAGGAGATCGTGAAGaccccactacacacacaaacacaaatgtgcAGGCTTCCAGGATACTTGCTTAGAAACTCCTGGTGCAGGGGAAGTTAGCTGCCCAGAGAGAAGCCAGACCTGACGAACATTGCCTGAGAACTAAGGAGACATCTTCATTCTGCTCAGCCATATCACCTGGAGGTGCGTTCTCACCCCACAAAAGATGGGAGGGAGGAAACCATAAGTTTCACCTTTCTTGAACACTATGCTTCTGCACAACTGTACTTTGTAACCAAGGCATAGACTTCTGGTTGTCCACCCAAGATCCACCCCCATTGTTCTTATCTAGAGAGTTCAGATTTTAGTTAAAGGCAACAACTATATCATTGAAGAACCCTACAGAGGACAGCGGCCATTGACATAGTTTTAGCCTGTGTTTCTGAGAAGCTCTTTAGAAAGATGTGGATTCAGACTGTCATGTTCTGCTATTCCTCCTGGCTTCCTTCTCCTTGTGAGGAGCCATGGAGACCTTATCAGAACCTGGAAAAACCATCACTGCCTCGTATTGTAACATGAGAAACCACAAGACCCCTAATTGGTTCAAGTCCATGCTTAGTAACTTCCTACTTCATTGAAATAACAATCCATCCTGATTCTCAACTGAGAGTAAGATTTCTTCCTATAGTAAAACAATTTTGTCTAAAGAGCCTGGACCTATGCAATAAATTCCAGTAACTTTGGAACATTAATGCCAACAAAGCAAAGGTTGAGTGTTGAGTATAGAGCTTATTCACTTGGGCCCATCTGCCTATTCTGGATTTGTGAGACAGGCCAAGAGCAGGAGAAGTGAGCAGGGCCCTTAACCAAAGAATCTGCTGTTGCAGATCACAGGAGGGATTTTTAGCTTGATCCAGGAGGAGCTTTTTCCTTGTTTGTCACATTATGATTTCTTTCCAAACATAGGGTGCCTTTCTCATTTCCCAGCTTCTTATTTGGTAAAATGCTCACTACTCAGACAACTAGACTAGCTTTTAATCTGAgaccttatttatttatggaaacaaaataacaatTGAATATTTGAAGAATTTGTATAACTGAttcaagcaaaaaacaaaacaaaaacccagtagtACACCTACCACTTAACTTGCCCTTATATGTAATACAGATACCTGACTAATTCTAAAGATCTTAGAGCTTTAATTGCAGACTCTGTTTAGATAAGTACAAATACCACAGGCTATCTGCAAGTTATTTTGAAAGTATAGAACTCTGCAGATACTTTCTACATTCTGCATTAGTATAACTAGAATTCTAAAAGTCTCTAAATCATGACttgcaggggaggggggaggacattTCCCACTATCCTTAAATGGCTTAACCATTCACAATGCTCAAAATTCTCATCATTTATAATTGAATTCTAGCACACTTAGTCTGAAACTAGGCAGAATTGGGAACATAGAATGTCACATTAAAAATAGGGTGCTGCGTGTTTTTTGCATACCTTGTTCCAAGTTTCCACCTCTGCAATGAAccaaaaacaaatcctttcctccccagaagCCCGTGCACAGGGAGAACTCTGGGCAAATCCCCCATGCTGTAGGACTGCACCAGATGGCATCAGGCCCACAGCCACGCCTGTGCCCTGCAATTGACACACAGGCATGGGGAACTACTTTATCAGACATTTTAGATTTTGCAAATGGGAATGTGACATCATTCTCATTCAACTTAAAATGACCTTCTCTAGTCAGAATTGTAGATTCATTGTGATTATAAGTTTGGAAATTAGCAAACAACCAAGATTGTCCTAATAAGATGTGAAGTCATCTTAAACAACTAAAATTTAGACCTAATTACTAAATAGTAAATTTGTCTTCTAACCTATGTGAAGTCTTTTTGTTGAAAAGGAAACAATAATATTGCATAATAAAATTACACTTACAAAATGAGCAGTTATTTTAAATGTTCCTGACTTACCAAATGCTTTAGTGCTAATTCATATTTACCTCATCTTTCAAAATATTATTGGCCAGGCATGGAGGTACATCCTCATCAGGAGGATGAACCAGGCAGCTGGtgtgttccagggcagcctggactttatagtgagaccctatcttattCATACATATAGTAGAATTCAGGGTTATTAGGATAAGGGTGTGGTCAATGAATTGAGTAATCCATACATGCAGAAGTATTGTGGATACCAGCACATTAGATCTAgttcaaatgtggttttgttgagccaagcatagtggcacatgcctgtaatactgGAATTGGGAGTCAGGGATAGAatgacaagttcaaggtcaatctggcCTCCAAAGCAAGTCCAAGCCAGctcaggctacacagcaagactctgacCCAAGAAAACTAATGAACAGAAAGTATCTCTACTTTGGGAGATCAATTTTGTGCTAGGTCTTGGAAAATGGTGATTGgataaaagaattagaaaaggCAATTCTTCTAGAGATGTTGAATTTTCAAAGGCAGAATTTCTAACTAGAGGGCAGGGCAAAAGATGCCACCAACACATTCTGAGGGCAGATGTGAGGAATCTTAACTCCTGTTTTAGAAATAAGTTCCAGGTAAAAGTCAGGTGAGAAGAATAAATATCCTGGGCAGGGCTACATAAATGACTTAGTGCAGTGGTAATAGAAAGGAGGCCACtcagccaggcggcggcggcgcatgcctttaatcccagcacttgggagtcagagccatggggatctctgtgagttcaaggctagcctggtctacaaagcaagttccaggacaagtttTCTATTCTCTCCAGTCAGTGAAAAGTTGCAGTGGATTACACTCCTGGACCCCGGGACTGTCAGCAGGGTGAAAAGATTACAAAATCAAGAAGCCAAACTGGTGGTTAAAGCAATTTATATTCTGATTATTTACAAAGTATGAAATGATCATTTTCTGTCCTTATAAACAACCATAATTGCTCATTAGTCACTCCCACGTTCATTGTCCATGTTCAGATTAACCATGCAGCCCTGTAACAGAACATCTCTGCATAGATGTCAGCTAATTAGAGGACTATTGTTCAAATCACAATGCAGATTCATGGCTGCTAAGTTTGGAATTCAGGCTGGAAATGGAAATCAAGCCTCACTATCCCTCTGATAAAGATGTGATAAGGAGACAAGAATTTACCCAAGAAATAATAGCTAAAATAAACCATTGTCTTCATTTAAAACTAGCTTTATTGTGTCAGAATGACATAGAATATGTAGGAAATCAACTTATTGTCTCCAGCCAAAATCATTTCTGGTAGTTACCCACTTAGACGGGGCTGTTTTCACTTTCCTTTAAATTATCAACTGTTCTCTTCTGCGTAGCTTCTGTATTAGCAGCCTAGGCAAAAATTGATGTAGTGGTTTTAACTCTccatagactgtgtgtgtgtgtgtgtgtgtgtgtgtgtgtgtgtgtgtgtgtgtgtaaaattagtGTTTCCATGGCATAGTGTGTCCCATCCTGAGAAGATTAACCCCAAACCTTCCCGACTGAAGACAAATTATATTTGCACCTCTGTACTATTTTCAAAAAAGAGGGGAGTCATTAGTAAATTTGCAAATGttcctggcttcttttttaaCTCCCACAAGCCCCAATCTCCTCTTTGACTTTTGCAAAGGTTCAGACATATCCTTCCTTGGCTTCTTGATTCTGGAGGAAGCTCTCCAATTCAGAGCAGAAAACCCTCACCTTCCAGGCACCTGTTTCTTGCATCCTGATACTTCTCTTTGATAGGCCCTGCATCTTCAGACACTCAGCCAGAGTGAGAAACCCCAACATACCTTTTGCAAGAAGAATTCTGCCACCCACTGTCCAGCTTTGCGGGGGTTCCCAGGCTGTGATCAGACTTTGGTCCTGGGTGCCACCAGTCAAAGGCACCAGCCTGGGTCCCGATGACGTAGATCTAGGAAAAGCGATCAGATATGATGAATGAAATTATGTCTCAAACTAACATTGACCTTGTTTAGAGTGCACAGGTGGATTTTACTCTTGAGGGTCAGTCTTTCCCAAGATGTCTGATATATTAACCACAAAcaggcctctctctcttcctttctgctaGCCTGCCCTCCATCCAAAGGTTATTTTCCAGGGAATCATTCTCATAATCACCCTCTGCTGTCTCAGGATCTAAACCCACCTTTGACAAGCCCGCAGACTAGACTAGGAATAGCAATCAAAAATAGGAGGAAATCCACCTTCCCGCCCCCAAACAGGTCACTGAATCATTTCTCCTGGGCACCACCATTGAAACTGCCCTCAAAGCAAAGCTCACACTCTTTAGTAATTTAGATAATTTTGTTGGAAGTAGCTGAACTGAGTTGACTAATAGAATTTTCCACCCTTAGATACAAATGCAATTGGTCTGCGAGGAAGAGTTCACAGGTGTGCATACCATTCTCGCCCCCAAACTGACCTCTGCGGGTCTCCCCTCCCAGGATCAGACTTGCTCTAGAAGAACTTGGCTCTGGGGTCAGACTCCTGTTCCCGCGGTCCCCTGCCCTAAGTGGGTCCGGAGAAGACCGAAGAGGAGTAGAGAGTGTGTCCCCCTGCCGCCGCTCCCGAGGTGTGTACCTGGATCCCGGCGGAACTGAGACCAGCTTAGTGCTGGGTCACACCGCTTGCTCGTTATTGAAACCCCACGGCTCCCGGTGCAGTGACAGGCGCCCGGGCTGCAGCGTCCCGGCCGTGTTGGCCACCGAGTTCTTCAGCTGCTTGATGACCAcgaagagcaggagaaacagcaggaaaagcaggaagaagaagagcGCCAGGTAGAGCAGCAGATTCAGCTCCCACTCCATTCTGGGCGCTGCCCGGGAGGTGCACGCTGCGTTTGTCTGGAAAGGCTCGGCGAGCTCGTCCCCGGGTCCCCAGCTCCGCTACGGTCCGCCTGGCCTCCGCGGCTCCGCGCCGGGACCCTTGGAGTAGATCTGCGAGCGCCGCGGAGCTTCTTCTGCGTGGAGATACCAGCTAGCTTCTCCAGAGCGAACTTCAGCGGGTGGAGACACGAGAAACCGCCCAGTGTCCCCGGGTGTCTGCAGCTGGCTCCCTGCAGGTGTTCTTAAGATTCCCATTGGAGACAGCCAGTGgagcccctgccccctcccttcatAACTAATGTCCTTCATAGTGTGTTCTACTCGCACCTTTCCAAAAGAGAGACACAAAATTAAAGGTGGCTGAAAGTGCCATGGGAAGGTTGGGAGATACTCTTTGCTGTGAGGTGAACTATGGATGCATCCACAGTTCCACTTCAAGCTGCCTCGCACGTTAGAATTTCAGAGGCCATGCAAGactgtatttttttcctctgcattATAGGTCCTTACAGAAACACTAACAGTAAAATGCATTTCAAATGTCGTATTTTACAaaagctttctgttgttggtttaaaattcaacttcttttggtgaaaagagaaacaaaaagtctTCTGTGAgaccccaccccaacatctacgtGTTTGGAAGAACCAGTACCCTAGATAGTGACGCTTGACAGAAACAAAGTGCCTTGTTACTGAGTATGCCCGTCAGTTTTTGGTCCGAGTCACAGAATGCATAAGAGAAATCACTTTGAGGAGGACAGGGTTATTCGGCATCATCATTTCAGGAGTTTGGGTCCTGGTCAGCTGGGTCCATTGTTTTTAGGCCTGTGAAAATGGAAGCACCATGCAAGGGCCCCAGGACAAGCTGCTCCATCAGATAgccaaggaaaaagaagaagtggCAGGATCCAGGGACAACACTCACTCTTCAAAGCCACGCCCCGTGTTTTAGTGTTTCTAACCAAATCCACTTCCTGAGAGCTCATTCTAGCCTGAGTTTATCAATGGATTCATCCATCCATCGATGAAGTTTGTGTCCTCATGATCCAGTCACCTCTCAATTGCCACTACCAGCTGAGGACCACTCCCTCAGCACAGGACATTTTTGAAGGACACTTTATACCCAAATCATAATATTGTGCAACTAGATACCCCAAAACTCAGTGACTGAAAACAGCAAGAATGTTGGTAATTTCTGCAGTCATCTGTCGGTCAACAATTTCAGAGTATtttagtcaggtgtggtggctggcacacacctataatcccagcatttgcgggtctgaggcaggaggagcatgaGTTTGAGTTTAGCTGGAACTACAAAGCAAGCTTTAGGTCAACTTGACCTATAgtgaaacacccacacacacatcgtgtgtgtgtgtgtgtgtgtgtgtgtgtgtgtgtgtgtgtgtgtgtgtgtgttacttaatCTGGGTGATTCTAGCTTGCAACTTCTCAAATGCTGTGTCATTTGAGGACTGACCTGGAACCCAGGTTCCCCTTATAGGACAAataactcacaattccagggtgCAGTGCTGGTTGTTGGTGGGAAACTTCAGTCCCTTCAAAACGGGCTTCTCCATAGGCCTCCATAGCCACGTGTCTGGTACAACAGGTGAGGCAAGAGAGCTAGGCAGAGGCTTCAGGGCCACTGCATATTAGCTGCAGAAGTCACATGTCATCGTGTCTGCAAAGTCCTAATGGTTAAACAGCTCACTTCCCCAGGATCCAGGGACAGGAACATCAGAGCTTCCTGGAGGCCTTCAAGTCTGGCTGTCACCAAAATTTGCCCAGGTCATCTCCTGGGCCTCCagctttatttcattctttatttgtaAAGATATGAgagctgccaagcctgagacTGAGGGATGAGACCTGACAAACATATACCAAATTATGTGATGGGTTGAGCACAGTATGTGACTGTTCCAATGACATCAAAGGTCACACAGATAGGAGGGTAGGAGTaaactgaaggtcagaggacTCAGTTCTAGTCCTAGCTCTGTCTGGCAATGGTTaatgcttccctgatctctctgaTCCCTTTGCTTACCTTGCCCTTGGATATGCTATGAGGATCAAAATGATTGGGATGtaaacaatttattttctatatataatGTCAGGTACCAATACTCCATTTTTTTAGGATCTCCAATATTACAGGCTACTGTTAAAATTTTACAAGTCTTTGCTTCAAGCATCTTAGTGGGTACAGAGTTAATCAacaaataggtaggtaggtagatcgatagacagacagacagacagatagatgatacataATTGTGATTGACCactatctctgtctctttgtctcactgtctctctttctctttgtgtatgcatgtatatttatatcgACCTACTTCATAACAGGGCAATGTTGGCACTGGCTCCTAGGAATTACTGTTAAATGTTTCAAGAAAATTACTAAGATACAACTATTATTAGAAATTACCTCATATAAATTAATAATGTTAGCAACAAACGAATACATACTCAAGCCTCATCCTCCCATTGATTTTTCCATATATCTCCATCATCAATGCATTTATGATGTGTCTGTTGCTGCTGTCAGATGGGCAAATACATGctcctttttgtttcttcctaaCCATGCTTGCTCAATGAAGGTAttttcttagttagggcttctattgctgtgatgaaacaccgtgacagAAAGTAACTTGGGtaaaaaagggtttttttggTTTATACTACCATATCACTGTTTATCACTGGAGGGAGTCGGGacaagaattcaaacagggcagagACAGAGTT contains:
- the Smim43 gene encoding small integral membrane protein 43, with product MEWELNLLLYLALFFFLLFLLFLLLFVVIKQLKNSVANTAGTLQPGRLSLHREPWGFNNEQAV